One Sphingomonas sp. FARSPH DNA segment encodes these proteins:
- the rdgB gene encoding RdgB/HAM1 family non-canonical purine NTP pyrophosphatase: MSGEGPVPQAIRKLQPGKLVIASHNEGKVAEFRELLAPYGIELLSARELDLPEPEETGTTFVANAELKALSAADLSGLPALSDDSGLCVAALGGDPGLFSARWAGPEKDFGMAMRLVEDRLSEEPDTPREAHFICALALAWPDGHVEWFEGRVDGCIVWPPRGDKGHGYDPIFQPLGHDQTFAEIDPAVKNEISHRADAFRQLTSAVF, from the coding sequence CGCAAGCTTCAGCCAGGCAAGCTGGTCATCGCCAGCCATAACGAGGGCAAGGTCGCCGAATTCCGCGAATTGCTCGCACCCTATGGCATCGAACTGCTGTCGGCGCGCGAACTCGACCTGCCCGAGCCGGAAGAGACGGGGACGACCTTCGTCGCCAATGCCGAGCTGAAGGCGCTGTCGGCGGCCGACCTGTCGGGCCTGCCCGCGCTGTCCGACGACAGCGGGCTGTGCGTCGCGGCGCTGGGCGGCGATCCCGGCCTGTTCTCCGCGCGCTGGGCGGGGCCGGAGAAGGACTTCGGCATGGCGATGCGGCTGGTGGAGGATCGCCTGTCGGAGGAGCCCGACACGCCGCGCGAGGCGCATTTCATCTGCGCGCTGGCGCTCGCCTGGCCCGACGGGCACGTCGAATGGTTCGAAGGCCGCGTCGACGGGTGCATCGTGTGGCCGCCGCGCGGCGACAAGGGGCATGGTTATGACCCGATCTTCCAGCCGCTGGGGCATGACCAGACGTTCGCGGAGATCGACCCGGCGGTGAAGAACGAGATCAGCCACCGTGCCGACGCGTTCCGCCAGCTGACGAGCGCGGTGTTCTGA
- a CDS encoding GNAT family N-acetyltransferase, giving the protein MPDPDPAIDPALVRGWLAARSVSRGLPAPVADHGGWRVDTGGEDEHRRYVFAAAGAGLVDLVNGIDAPRIFVKLCADEATLRALVPPRWSVLPANCMMVRDGPASAATLPAGYRMTVDTNGSVTRVDLIAADGSLAARGYAAESDGVFAYDRIVTEEAHRRRGLGRVVMATLAAARRDAASREVLTATPMGRALYETIGWQVYAPYTTAVIPDR; this is encoded by the coding sequence ATGCCGGATCCCGATCCGGCGATCGATCCCGCCCTGGTGCGCGGGTGGCTGGCGGCGCGATCGGTGTCGCGCGGGCTGCCCGCGCCGGTCGCGGATCATGGCGGCTGGCGCGTCGATACGGGCGGCGAGGATGAGCATCGGCGCTACGTCTTCGCCGCTGCGGGTGCGGGATTGGTCGATTTGGTCAATGGCATCGACGCGCCGCGCATCTTCGTCAAACTGTGCGCGGATGAGGCGACGTTGCGCGCGCTGGTGCCGCCGCGCTGGTCGGTGCTGCCCGCCAATTGCATGATGGTGCGCGACGGGCCAGCGTCGGCGGCGACCCTGCCCGCCGGCTATCGCATGACGGTCGACACCAACGGCTCGGTGACGCGCGTCGACCTGATCGCGGCGGACGGCAGCCTCGCCGCGCGCGGTTATGCGGCGGAGAGCGATGGCGTCTTCGCCTACGACCGGATCGTCACGGAGGAGGCGCATCGCCGCCGCGGGCTGGGACGTGTGGTGATGGCGACGCTGGCCGCGGCGCGGCGCGATGCGGCATCGCGCGAAGTGCTGACCGCGACGCCGATGGGGCGTGCATTGTACGAGACGATCGGGTGGCAGGTGTATGCGCCTTATACGACGGCGGTGATCCCGGATCGTTGA